The segment CGGTGCTTCTTCTTCTGACTTTCATCATCTGAAAATTTGCCATCGCTGTCCGGTAACTCGGGGTCGGTGGCACCGGAGCGCGTGTCGCAGCATACACCTGTGCACAGGTAAGGGACAACGTGGACCAGCGGGCTCGCGCGCGTTTAACGTGTAATGAATTTGCATTAAAGGGAATTGATCATTGTGTTGAAGTTAGTAAAGAAGCGAGCACATTCACTTAGACACAACACTATTACGGCGTAGTTTTAGGTCCGGTCACTTACTTTCCAAactttctgagtgtgtgtcctTCTTCATACAGGACACGGTGCCGCTCGCAGCGCCCTGGATGGACTTCCCGTTAAAGGCGAACGGACGGATCACGCCGTCGTCTTTAAAACCCAAAATCGCCTCGATGCTGTGGATTCTGGCCTGGTGCACCGGGCCCCGGAGCACGCGCGCAGGTGGGGGCACGCGCTCGTCCATCTTCTCGGGCTGCGATCCCAGAAGACGCATCCAGGTTTTTAGGAGGAATAAATGAATTAACGAAACGCCGCAGAGAGttggagacagacagataggagacagacagacagataggagacagacagacgtctTCGTTAGTGACAGATACCCAACTCTGCCAAGGATCGAGTCAATCTGTCTGTTACATTGAAATGAGCCTTGAGCCAAATGTGATGCGTCCAGCTGAACCCGGAATGCGTTTCCCGTGTGGTATTGATCCTGAATATTCCCGCCAGGTGAAGATCAACTTCTCGAAGGACAAGAGGCTCCGCGAGTATCCGCGAGTATCCGCGAGTAAGGACAGATGACTTTAGTGGACGTTACTCCAGTCGAGCTGCTTTGCGCGGTGTCGGTGTACGACTGACTCCCTGTGGCTTTACTGGGCTCTCCTCGGAATGGAGCCTTTTATCACCCttacacccaccctcacacccacccttacacccaccctcacacccacatccacacccaccccctcacacccacatccacccttacacccacccttacactcaccctcacccccaccctcacacccacccttacacccacccacccttacacccaccctcacacccaccctcacgcaccctcacacccatccactcacccaccctcacacccacccttACACCCACCCTTACACCCACCCTtacacccaccctcacctccacccactcacccaccctcacctccacccactcacccacccaccctcacctccaccctcagccCCGCGCACCAGACAAACGTCAGCTTCTCCAGATTTGGGGGTTCAGCGTTGTTCTCCTCCCAAAGCACCAACCAGACACCACCCTACCCCAACCAGACACCACCCAACCAGACACCACCCTACCCGTCATttcacacacggacacacacagatCTTGGTCCACTTTTCTCCCACAGATGACCCGTCCAGTAAGATTAGAGTTTGAGTTAATTAAATTAAACGATAGTCGTAAAATCTTAGGCAGGGGGCGCATTATAAAATGGATCTTCAAAAAcattatttgtaaataaattgtGGCATACGGCGTTAAAGCAGAAATGAAAATAATGTGTCGCATTAATGCACAAACAGTAAAGGCAGTGTTGCCATACGACCTGCCCTGAAGAAGATACGCCAAGGGTAATAAGTGTATATATTTAATACTAACTTTTTATAACGTATTCCAATACGGAAAACTGTCAAATGAATGTCTATTGTTCGAGTCAGCGTTTCAGTTTTTTGTTCAGAGACCTGGCGGATATTGTAAAGGTTGATAAAAGCACGCCTAATTAAAAGGTACTAATCTGGAATTATGGACTCCTTCACAGCCAGTGCAGGCGGTTTCCTGCCGAACTACATGGACCATGATCTGGAGAGGCGGGTCGGTCCTGCAAGCATTCAGGGGCAGGTCGTTGGAAGAACTTCCTCATTACAGAATGGATACGTGTAATTAGCCCTTAACAAAGACTGACAACAGTTTGTTAATCCGCAGCCCACACACTGTTTAAGGGGATTACGGTTTTCTCCCttttaaacacaaaaacaccTTTATTTAACACTATTTGAATGTTGTGTTATTACTACAGATAATAGGACATTAGCCCCTATACGCTTTCATTCACACCCTCTCACCAGAGAAAGGAAAATACACACAAAAGCAGAAAGAACAGATTATCTGATACGATTATAATTTTATGAACACCATGAAATTAGAAGACAACTGAGAGAATGATGCCCTTGAAACAAGCCGGACGCCGTTGACAATGTTTTATTACGCAAAGCAATCGCACTATTTTTTTTGCAATTGCCATTacaatataggcctactgtaGTCATAACGCACAACACACAAACGTGTGTGTATAGCCTATTGTATAACACATTGtttaatgaataataataataataataataataataataataatacattattaTGAGGGGTAGCATAATTAAcaactttttagttttttacACTACACTGATAATTATGGAAACTCCATTCTAGATCAGTCTAATTTTAACTCATTTTAATTCAAACGAATGCTTCTAAAAAAATTCTGGCTTCTCAAACTACGATTTCAAGCTTTTGCATAACTTTACTAAATATGGCTATCAATATAGTttcatattttttgttttttctaaaTGCCTAAAATAAGCCGTCTTTTTAAAGCGATGAATGATTATGTAATTCAAGAGTGACTAGAACTCACGTTTTCAGCAGCAGACCCGACAGGTCGTGCTATGTGGTCCAGAGTCTGACACAGACATCTTGATGGGACGACGATCTCTGCGCTGCTGATCCTATTAGCTCTTAATCTCTTGAACACAGAACCATGAGCGATCTGACTGCGGTCTGACACGAAGTTCTCCACACAGACAACTGTCTCCATTCAATCAAGCCCTACAACATCTTAATCTGCAATGGAAGTAAATACCTTTTCTTATTTGAACGTGCAGTGTTGCAAATCAGATACTTCACACCGAATATAAAGTAATATAAGGTAATATGAGGTAATCTGTTTTGGGTCATTTTAAAATAGTTGCTTAATTATCAGATTTATCGTATATTAGACAATGTAATTTATTTGGGAGGAAGAAAATTTTTTAAACTAAAACGTTTTAGTTTGTTGAGATTTAACTTCAGCAAAGTTAGtgaattttaaaataaattaaactgAATAAAATTTTGGAATCTTTCAAAATCATTGTAGAAGTTATTGAAACTTTTCAGAATTGAATATGTTGTGTATAACTTCTTTACTATTGCTTCGGAAATGAATGTGTTTAAATTTAGTTGAAGTTTCACAAAATTCTAaattgtcaaatttgagatATTTTCATTCAATGATTTCAGGACCTTACATTTGATTAACAAATCTATGAGTCCCAATTTATGAATAATCCGTTTTATTGGTTAAATATGTCAAAGTATAACAGAGTTTATGAACAATCTGTTTTATTAGTTAAACATGTCAAGATCTTATAGAGTTTATGAATAATCAGTTTTATTAAACATGTCAACTGTCTTAGAGTTTATGCTTGATGCAGCTATCTTGTCTCACATAAATGTGCAGTGCTTACCAAATGCACAATTTTAACAACCAGTGCAACATTACACACATGTTGTGATGAATGTGCTGCTCTCTTTTCAGAAGTATAACGTTCTCATCACCACCTGGGTCATATACCAACTATGTGGAAATGCTTGAAAATATATTGATCATGGCCAGTAATAATTTCTTCTCACTACACAGTGTACAATGACCACATGGGGCATCTCTGTGGAGGGAGCTGGTGGTTATATGAGCGCAAACCCAGGAAAGACACCGAGTGAACAGGGAGACATAGACTGGGCCAACGTTTCTTCAAACTCCAGCAGAGAGACGAGGAGATGACTGACTCCAAACACACCACCATAAAGCAGAGTAATAACTGGAGCAATCATGGGAGTATTAATAGAATTAACAGTTGTAGTATTGATAGACATAATGGGGGTATTATCAGGAGTAATAATGGGACTATTATCATAAGTTATAATTGCAGTATTCTTGGGAGTAATAATAGGAGTACTAATAGTAATTAAGTGTAACAAAAGGAGTAGTTAATAATGAATCGAGTTATAATGGGAGTAGAAAATggagaaataaataataaatggaGCAATCATGGGAATATTAACAGGAGTACTCCCTGAGTGGAGTACTAAATGAAGTTAGAATGGGAGTAATAACGACAGTAAAAGACTCGTCCCCAGAAAGTTTATCATAAAAAATAGGCAAAAGTGATGCATTGCTTGCCAGATCATAATATTCCTTATTCATCAGTCAGCACTGTAGCTGTGTATGAGGTCCACTGTAGCTGTATATGAGATACACTGTAGCTGTGTATGAGATACACTGTAGGTGTTTATGAGATACACTGTAGCTGTGTACAAAGTCCAGTGTAGCTGTATATGATACACTGTAGCTGTGTATGAGATATATTGTAGCTATATATGATACACTGTAGCTGTATATGAGATACACTGTAGCTATATATGATACACTGTAGCTGTATATGAGATACACTAGCTGTTTATGAGGTTCACTGTAGCTGTGTACGAGATACACTGTAGCTGTTTACGAGATGTTTTTAATAGGCtttttaaataaacttcaaCAAGGGCTCTTATTAGTCCTGATTTATAATTTGGCATAAATGCTCACACAGGGCACTGTTACCATTCTTCTTCATTGTTAAGGAACTTATGACCTAATTAATAACcatcaacaaacaaaaaattttTAAACCAGTAATAAAAGAATTTCAAAGAGGTCAGCCATTGCTTCCAGACAAACTCAGAAAACATTTGTAGTAGGTAGTGCCAGCGGTGTGGATTAGTCCATTAGACACATAGTCGGGGGTGGTGACATGGATTAGTCCATTAGACACATAGTCGGGGGTGGTGACATGGATTAATCCATTAGACACACAGTCTGGGTTGGTGCTGTAAGGCTGCTTTAGCCACATGTACCCAGTGCAGGCCTGGAGCTGATCTGGGAGCTGACAGGGGAGAGTAACCTCTCCAACTCAGCGGAGGAAGAGGACAGACGTTCACAGGGGCacacagggggcggagccaggagCAGGGTTAGTCTGAACCCCTCAGTGCGTGAACAGAAGATGGTACAGTAGAACTCTGCCTGTGATGTGTGTCTGCCACCATGGAGGGTTGTGGCATCTGTACACTGATTTAAAACTACACTCTTGAACGAATGATTCAGCTCTTCATGACCTGAAGCAGGTGTTTGGATAACCAGAACACTACAGCTCTTTTAAGAACTGTGTTAGGCTTTACTTGAAGCCTTCCAGTTGTTGTTTGATTTCGATCAGTCAGTATAGCGttgctgtgtgcgtgtgtgtgtgagtgcatgtgtgagtgcgtgtacgattatgtgcatgtgtatatgtatgagtgtgtgtatgagtgtgtgtgtatgtgtgtgtgtgtgtgcgtgtgtatgagtgtgtgtatgtatgagtgcgtgtgtgtgtatgtatgagtgtatgtgtgtgtcctcattgcTACATGACTGTACATCTCTCCTCTGCTTTATTCTTCATCTCGGTGAGGGTGGCGGAggctctctccctcatctgctcCATGTCTATGTTCTGCAGGTTCTGGATGTGACCCAGGATGGAGtccttctcctcttcttctgtgGCATCTTCGTCCACCATCTTCAGAAGCTCCTCTGGGACGTCCACATCATCACCGGCCATCTGGATCATGTTCTCATCTTGctcactctaacacacacacacacacacacacacacacacacaagcttagAATGGAAACTCTGGTAACAGTGTCACCTGTGTAGACAGTAAACCCACTTCACGAGGGTTCAGGACAACTGAGAGCTGCTACACTTTTATATTTTGTGCATGGGGTTTACAAAAACACTAAAGATTCTCACATCCAGCAAACAAGTAAACGATTGAGCAGCAGAAGCTTTAGTTCCATATTCCCCTGCAGGTCAAATTCTCACCTCACCATCTCCTCACGGTCCACATACAACCCCCAGCTCAGACACGCTTCTCCTCAGCACACAGCATAACACACCGATTATTTACATAATCCGATTGACTTTGCATTTGTTTGACAGCCCTTGGGCTAGATATCACCCTATTCAAACCACAAGCCAGGATTGAGTTCTGAACGGAGTATTTAGATTTAAATGAATGCAGTAACGCAGTGAGAAATATAAACAAAGGCAGACttctctttgttttttttttttcaagatcGTGTCTTGAAAGACGGGCCTCTCCACCACGAAGAGGTTCACTACCGATTCCCCTCCCGTTGTTTTTATGTCAGCCATTTTGAGATAGTTTTGTTATTTCTTTAAACCAACAATTATCAAGAAGATGTCAGCATGGAACCAAAGAGCTGTGCTGTAGTAGACAGAGGGCAcagccaaacacacaaacacacacacacacacacgtgtccagagccggagtggctaatcgggagattcgggaggattcccgatgggccggctcatgtcagtctctaatttgggccgattgggaggaaaaaataattttgggccggatttgggcatgaagctcccgggctgaaaaagtagcccactccggccctgcacgTGTCTGTGCAAGGATGTATCTGTGCAAAACgagacacacactaacacacacacatgagttcCAGTCTTCATACTCAGCACTGTGGAGTAAACAAGCTTGTACAATCGGCAGACTGGGCCTTTGGGACACAAGGTACAGAGCGTTTAAACCAACACGAGTGGTATGATCGTGCCAAACAGGCTTTCAAAGAACCACCTGACAAGGCAGCATGCATCGACACATGTACACCAAAAATTCATTTGCTTTTATGGGTCAGTGCCAGGCGTTGAGCTCTAGATGGTTAAAAACCATTACACACATACGGTGATGACATTCTATACCAGATTCCATTGCGACTGATTTGGAGAAGGTGAAGTGTGAGTTTTGATCGCAGATGTTTTGGGTCATGGAACGTCTCACCTTTGGAAGTCTGTACTTCTCCCGAAGACACACTCTCAGGGTGGCCCGCTCTGCCTTCTTGTGCAGGAAATCTGCGTCTCTCTGCATCCTGAGGGATCAGAGATGAATCACGCAGGCTCAGTTAAACCGTTCAATATCTCACCCCACTGTACAGTCTCTGTACATATGCAGGTGTAGGCATGTTAGCAAGTGCTAATGGAAGCTAGTTTAAGGAATTTGCCAGGTATGCCAGTGTAATGGTGCTAGGCAAAAACAGCAAATGTTACTGGGCTTGTCACTCAAATGTTATTCGTCTGTTGCTCTTACTTCCAGAAACTAGACATTTTCAGTGAAAGGTTCTCTTAGATGTATTCCTGCCACTACCTGCCAGTACCTGCGAGCTCCCCTAGTGGACCGCAGTGGTACTGCTAGAAGGCCGATGGCTAAAAGGTTCGGTTTTTCCTGTTTTAAAGTGTAGCATTGCTTCCAATATACACATGTATTTCAACAAATCTAATTTCAGATGTGATGGATAACGTGTAGGTTGGGCTCAATGATTATTGTGGAACAGTGCCGGTGTTGTGAAGAATTAAGACACGAACTAGTGGAGTTAATGAGCGCGAGCGTGAGTCTCGTGCGAGGTTTACGGATCATGGACAGAAGGTTTAAACTCTTTCACATCGACAAAAGATCGAGAAACCGaggattaaaaaatatattttttgaagAGATGTGTTATGTAGGTCAAAACACAGTCGGATACTGCATTGTACCAATTCAGTCCGTCGTTGTCGTTATGATGGTAATTTTTTTATCATGgtcattttttgctgttgtatgTACTGATGATATAGATATGATATGAATCAATGAATCAAAGTGTCTGATTTTTAGAAAAGAGCTACATAAGAATAAATTATTATTAGGAGCATACCTGTGTTATTTGTTTCATAATCGTTATGAAACGATTATCATTGTCGTGAGCATCGTGTGTTTGGACAGTGGAAAAATCCACGGCATAGCAAACTGCTTTGATCAGTTCAGCGTAGACTACCATATTTATCCGAAATCCCATGTATCAGTTATGCAAATAATAATTTCCTTAACTGTCATTCTTAAAATGACACATCAATGACAGGTTGACACGTACTACACTCAGTTCAAGGTGATTTGAAATATGAGAGAATTTAAATCTTTAATTCACTCAATTGAACTCAGCTC is part of the Brachyhypopomus gauderio isolate BG-103 unplaced genomic scaffold, BGAUD_0.2 sc64, whole genome shotgun sequence genome and harbors:
- the cplx4a gene encoding complexin-4a isoform X3, producing the protein MAFFIKSMMGNPLKGMGLGGGEEKAELETPKDPAAAAGMTREEYEDYQKQLVEEKMQRDADFLHKKAERATLRVCLREKYRLPKSEQDENMIQMAGDDVDVPEELLKMVDEDATEEEEKDSILGHIQNLQNIDMEQMRERASATLTEMKNKAEERCTVM